From Woronichinia naegeliana WA131, the proteins below share one genomic window:
- a CDS encoding ISKra4 family transposase, with protein sequence MTAKLINVEGSKIKIELTLELSRSMLDTEINIQKGLNEVGCIASKEALKYLDTDGSPLKIGEEIWKSKGEQPKEYQTPYGEVIVNRHVYQRSVGGKTYCPLEREARIIITSTPLLAKQVSSKMSGMAGKEVKNDLLENHGRKVALSYIQRLSEAVGSVVQAKEEAWSYAPPKEDSQIATVGIGLDGTCMLMCEDGYREAMVGTVSLYDSEGERQHTIYLGAAPEYGKKSFLERLEREIERAKKRYPEATLVGIADGAESNWKFLEKQTEEQILDFYHASGYLGALAEALHPNTVSKQKEWLTENCRELKHEKGKAGELLNLMKEVKEEKSHSKNLTEKLQAAITYYENHQHQMDYAEYLEKKYPIGSGVTEAACKTLVKQRLCCSGMRWKEKGAGIILSLRALVLTKERWSQFWAKLDQYGFPVEP encoded by the coding sequence ATGACAGCAAAACTAATTAATGTAGAGGGTTCAAAGATAAAAATAGAACTAACATTAGAACTCAGTCGTTCAATGTTGGATACAGAAATAAATATTCAAAAAGGCTTAAACGAAGTAGGTTGCATCGCCAGCAAAGAAGCCTTGAAATATTTAGATACAGATGGTTCACCCTTAAAAATCGGTGAAGAAATCTGGAAGAGTAAGGGAGAGCAACCGAAAGAATATCAAACACCTTATGGTGAGGTTATAGTGAATCGTCATGTATATCAGCGTTCAGTAGGAGGAAAAACGTATTGCCCCTTAGAAAGAGAAGCAAGGATAATCATAACATCAACGCCATTATTGGCAAAACAGGTATCCTCAAAAATGTCAGGGATGGCAGGCAAAGAGGTGAAAAATGATTTATTAGAAAATCATGGTAGAAAAGTAGCGCTATCCTATATCCAAAGATTGAGTGAAGCAGTAGGAAGTGTGGTACAGGCAAAAGAAGAAGCGTGGAGTTATGCCCCGCCCAAGGAGGATAGCCAAATTGCAACAGTGGGAATAGGATTAGATGGAACCTGTATGCTGATGTGTGAGGATGGCTACCGTGAAGCAATGGTGGGAACCGTTTCCCTATACGATAGTGAGGGAGAACGTCAACATACAATCTATCTAGGTGCGGCACCAGAGTATGGAAAAAAGAGTTTTCTAGAAAGATTAGAAAGAGAAATTGAGCGAGCGAAAAAACGTTATCCAGAGGCAACATTGGTCGGGATAGCAGACGGGGCAGAATCAAATTGGAAGTTTTTAGAAAAGCAAACGGAAGAACAGATATTAGATTTCTATCATGCCTCTGGTTACTTAGGTGCCTTGGCAGAAGCGTTGCATCCGAATACAGTGTCAAAACAAAAAGAATGGTTGACTGAAAATTGTCGAGAACTCAAGCATGAAAAAGGAAAAGCAGGAGAACTGCTAAATCTGATGAAAGAAGTCAAAGAAGAAAAAAGTCATTCTAAGAATCTTACCGAGAAACTACAAGCGGCGATTACTTATTACGAGAATCATCAGCATCAAATGGATTATGCTGAATACTTAGAGAAAAAGTATCCGATTGGTTCAGGTGTTACGGAAGCAGCTTGTAAGACGTTGGTCAAACAACGATTATGTTGTTCAGGGATGCGATGGAAGGAAAAAGGAGCAGGAATTATTTTGAGCCTACGAGCTTTGGTATTGACCAAGGAACGATGGAGTCAATTTTGGGCAAAACTTGATCAATATGGGTTCCCTGTAGAACCCTGA
- a CDS encoding transglycosylase SLT domain-containing protein: MPQGKFRITEKKCLKKLDNPDNSKLGSAITLDMLKDLQVPDPLNDNKESLQDQSSEMVTAAPTEVEFPTEQTLPPSETLNSPDIAPEQSPEKSPEKLGQKPTVIPDLPKFLREKHFVESSDPLPPATADNISPSVEPAKSFLAKIPKLWLIGGGLLITLLGGGLLLLPKAMDGLEQWQQSQQIKSFEQEQTQASEVLKLVDQTDTARDAKLQAIAAQPNQSLERSRARYLLANDRLKQFEGGPAVQLLENLENEYPVLAPYILLKRGRGYELSNEKIKANETWQEILQKYPHSPVTVEALYLLGKSDSKYWEQAIADYPNHPRTLDILLQKLKKEPQSLALMSQIMRSAPENPKTNPVRDQLLKEYKTELTPEDWQAIGASFWQERNFDQALLAYRKAPENAQNLYRLARSQQIKNKKAEAIQNYQLFLQKYPDHEDAPRALKRLATLVPAREGAAYLDQLIQRFPNQAPDALLQKANLLASIDAATANQALQTLLKQYSNSDAAAQYRWRMARQLADAGDLSQAWQWAQELSQQNPDSTEAPKAIFWIGKWAQQLNRPEDAKAAFENVLARYPQSYYAWRSAVLLGWQVGDFNTVRFLNPPVTATKLRPLPPAGSATFKELYQLGQDRDAIALFAAEINQSQDSQVKRPLTVEESFTDALLKISQNQYLAGINQILDLRNPTDPEQEKIWRSLRQTPEYWQTLFPFPYQSLIFNWSQKRQLNPFLVTALIRQESRFEKDIKSPVGATGLMQVMPSTAAWIAPQIKLKNYALSNPMDNVNLGTWYFDHTHKTYSNNSALAVASYNAGPGSVAKWLQQYQGSDPDGFVEKIPFAETKGYVESVFSNYWNYLRIYDPDIAQLLSRVPNQ, encoded by the coding sequence TTGCCACAGGGAAAATTTAGAATTACTGAAAAGAAATGCCTAAAAAAACTGGATAACCCTGATAATAGTAAGCTAGGTTCGGCAATAACATTGGATATGCTCAAAGATTTACAGGTTCCAGATCCTCTCAACGATAACAAAGAATCCCTTCAGGATCAGTCCTCGGAAATGGTTACGGCGGCTCCCACGGAGGTAGAATTCCCCACAGAGCAAACGCTTCCTCCCTCAGAAACGCTAAATAGTCCAGACATTGCCCCAGAGCAATCACCAGAGAAATCGCCAGAAAAATTAGGACAGAAACCCACAGTCATCCCAGACTTACCGAAGTTTTTACGAGAAAAACATTTTGTTGAGTCATCAGACCCTCTACCGCCAGCAACGGCTGATAATATTTCTCCTTCCGTGGAGCCAGCCAAATCTTTTTTAGCCAAAATCCCTAAATTGTGGCTGATCGGCGGTGGCTTACTGATTACGCTGTTAGGAGGCGGATTGCTGTTATTACCAAAGGCCATGGATGGCTTAGAACAGTGGCAGCAGTCCCAACAAATTAAAAGTTTTGAGCAGGAACAAACCCAGGCATCAGAGGTGTTAAAGCTGGTGGATCAAACCGATACCGCGAGGGATGCCAAACTACAAGCGATCGCCGCCCAACCGAACCAGAGCTTAGAGCGCAGTCGAGCCAGATATTTATTAGCCAATGATCGGTTAAAGCAGTTTGAAGGGGGCCCTGCCGTACAATTATTAGAAAATCTCGAAAATGAATACCCGGTTCTTGCTCCCTATATTCTCCTCAAACGGGGCCGAGGTTATGAACTATCTAACGAAAAAATCAAAGCCAATGAAACCTGGCAAGAAATTCTCCAAAAATATCCCCATTCTCCTGTCACCGTAGAAGCTCTTTATCTGTTGGGCAAATCTGACTCGAAATATTGGGAACAGGCGATCGCAGATTATCCGAACCATCCCCGTACTTTGGATATTCTGCTTCAGAAACTAAAAAAAGAGCCTCAATCCTTAGCTCTCATGAGTCAAATTATGCGATCGGCTCCTGAGAATCCAAAAACAAATCCCGTTCGGGATCAACTACTCAAAGAATATAAAACCGAATTAACGCCAGAAGATTGGCAAGCCATTGGAGCCAGTTTTTGGCAAGAACGTAATTTTGATCAGGCCCTGTTAGCCTACCGTAAAGCCCCAGAAAATGCCCAAAATCTTTATCGTTTAGCGCGATCGCAACAAATCAAAAATAAAAAGGCCGAGGCGATTCAGAATTATCAGTTATTTCTGCAAAAGTATCCTGATCACGAAGATGCACCCAGAGCCTTAAAACGCCTTGCCACCTTAGTTCCAGCCAGGGAAGGGGCGGCCTATTTAGATCAACTGATTCAACGCTTTCCCAATCAAGCTCCCGATGCCCTATTGCAAAAAGCTAATTTATTAGCCTCGATCGATGCGGCGACGGCCAATCAAGCCTTGCAAACTCTGCTCAAACAATATTCCAATTCCGATGCGGCGGCTCAATACCGTTGGCGAATGGCTCGTCAATTGGCGGATGCAGGGGATTTATCCCAAGCTTGGCAGTGGGCGCAGGAATTATCTCAACAAAATCCTGATAGTACAGAGGCTCCGAAAGCCATCTTTTGGATCGGCAAATGGGCCCAGCAATTAAATCGTCCAGAAGATGCCAAGGCTGCCTTTGAAAATGTTTTAGCTCGTTATCCCCAGTCCTACTATGCCTGGCGTTCAGCCGTGTTACTAGGTTGGCAAGTGGGAGATTTTAATACGGTTCGTTTTCTGAATCCTCCTGTTACTGCCACAAAATTACGTCCTCTTCCCCCGGCTGGTTCCGCCACTTTTAAAGAGCTTTATCAACTGGGACAAGATCGAGATGCGATCGCCTTATTTGCGGCCGAGATCAATCAATCCCAGGATTCCCAGGTGAAACGTCCCTTAACCGTAGAAGAGTCCTTTACGGATGCCCTCTTAAAAATTAGTCAAAATCAATATTTGGCCGGTATTAACCAGATTTTAGATCTTCGCAACCCGACCGATCCTGAGCAGGAAAAAATTTGGCGATCGCTGCGACAAACCCCCGAATATTGGCAGACATTATTTCCCTTTCCCTATCAATCTCTAATTTTTAATTGGTCACAAAAACGCCAACTGAATCCCTTTTTAGTCACCGCCCTAATTCGCCAGGAATCTCGCTTTGAAAAGGATATCAAATCTCCCGTCGGAGCCACCGGATTAATGCAGGTCATGCCCTCAACAGCCGCTTGGATTGCGCCCCAAATTAAGCTAAAGAACTATGCCTTAAGCAATCCCATGGACAATGTTAACTTAGGAACTTGGTACTTTGATCATACCCACAAAACCTATAGTAATAATTCTGCCCTCGCCGTTGCTAGTTATAATGCGGGGCCAGGGAGTGTAGCTAAATGGTTACAGCAATATCAAGGCAGTGATCCGGATGGTTTTGTGGAAAAAATCCCCTTTGCTGAAACCAAGGGCTATGTAGAATCGGTATTTAGCAACTATTGGAACTACCTACGGATTTACGATCCAGACATTGCCCAGTTATTGTCTCGCGTTCCCAATCAGTAA
- a CDS encoding AAA family ATPase, with translation MSDPKPSTINLDQAPLLENPLIRSQEQFDDDEEELDLRHLFRIIRRRGWLMAIVGLTVSGLVGFKFFKQPPVYKESFQLLVQPPAADITNPLAGAAQLVSGLGVSNRDVSYFETQIQVMQSNKLLSPVLAEVKKQKQFFKNSEKLDKLTLDRFLKNLQIKQSKDTQIIEVSYKDLSPQLVKFVLEKLASAYLDYTIADQNAQSEQKLFFIERQIPIIQKQLSGLQKQLEQFRLKNNLIDPQNQGEVIAKSLIEVNKAQQETNAQLRDSIALYNNLRQQLGIGEQQAIILNALTESPRYMGLLNKLREVDTKLAAASTRFTDENTAIQQLKAERENLIPLIKQEAAIALNGLSVNPQQVIDGFVSPNTIRQNLTQQLLATTNQVRQLQARQQSLAVSAQGIRQQVQNLAHSAGRYADLSGQIEIAKQSLAALLTAKQTLEVETAKSFTPWRLVSDIHLPEKPESQLIRNILLSLMAGLTAGGAAGLLAESLDRTFHTPEELTEETGLNVLGTIPYQPSLFGLKKRPRAIEISQKAIPQWTAFLEAYSFLYTNLFFIRERSPWRSLLVSSSVPNEGKSTTAFYVAQAAANMGQRVLLVDGDRYFPQQEKWALLAKLGNTQKNEASELMLLNDADESNFTQNSSAAPIKLAYNLDVLISDQKALNPAELVTSRSLHQMIDYWKLQYDVIIIDAPPLLGLSDTKLLASQADGVLLVVRLDQTSRDLVKESILELKMSNIKVFGVVANAVKHANRRDYYYYNYYRQAKESANLNSPSPAENLIQKN, from the coding sequence ATGTCAGATCCGAAGCCTAGTACTATCAATCTTGATCAAGCACCGCTCCTTGAAAATCCGTTAATTCGTTCACAGGAACAGTTTGACGATGATGAGGAAGAGTTGGATCTGCGACATCTCTTTCGGATTATTCGGCGCAGGGGATGGTTAATGGCGATCGTGGGACTAACCGTGAGTGGTTTGGTCGGATTCAAGTTTTTTAAACAACCCCCTGTTTATAAGGAATCCTTTCAGCTATTAGTTCAGCCGCCCGCCGCCGACATTACCAACCCTTTAGCCGGTGCAGCACAATTAGTCAGTGGGCTTGGAGTTTCTAATCGCGATGTGTCGTACTTTGAGACGCAAATTCAAGTTATGCAAAGTAATAAGTTGCTGTCTCCAGTGTTGGCAGAGGTTAAAAAGCAAAAGCAATTTTTTAAGAACTCAGAAAAACTAGATAAACTTACACTAGATAGATTTTTGAAAAACTTACAAATAAAACAGTCTAAGGATACACAAATAATAGAAGTTAGTTATAAAGATTTATCTCCTCAACTAGTTAAATTTGTTCTTGAGAAACTGGCTTCAGCCTATTTAGACTATACAATCGCCGATCAAAACGCACAGTCAGAGCAGAAACTGTTTTTTATAGAAAGACAAATACCCATCATTCAGAAACAGCTTTCAGGACTACAAAAGCAATTGGAACAGTTTCGACTAAAAAATAATTTGATTGATCCTCAAAACCAAGGTGAGGTGATTGCTAAAAGCCTAATTGAGGTAAATAAGGCTCAACAGGAAACTAATGCTCAGCTCAGAGACAGCATAGCACTTTATAATAATCTTCGCCAGCAATTAGGCATTGGGGAGCAACAAGCTATCATTCTCAATGCCTTAACTGAATCTCCGCGTTATATGGGTCTTTTAAATAAACTTAGAGAAGTCGATACAAAACTGGCCGCTGCTTCGACCCGTTTTACGGATGAAAATACTGCTATTCAACAATTAAAAGCTGAACGAGAAAATCTAATTCCCTTAATTAAACAAGAAGCGGCGATCGCCCTCAACGGTTTGTCAGTCAACCCCCAACAAGTTATTGATGGATTTGTCTCTCCTAATACAATTCGCCAAAATTTGACTCAACAACTCCTAGCAACGACTAATCAAGTACGACAATTACAAGCCCGACAACAATCTTTGGCCGTGAGTGCACAAGGTATTCGCCAACAAGTTCAAAACTTGGCCCACAGTGCGGGACGCTATGCTGATTTATCGGGGCAAATTGAAATTGCCAAGCAAAGTTTGGCCGCGCTTCTAACCGCAAAACAAACGCTTGAAGTGGAGACGGCTAAAAGTTTTACCCCTTGGCGTTTAGTTTCTGACATTCATCTGCCAGAGAAACCAGAAAGTCAGTTAATCAGAAATATTTTGTTATCGTTAATGGCCGGATTAACGGCTGGTGGAGCTGCTGGTTTATTAGCGGAAAGTTTAGACCGTACTTTCCATACACCAGAGGAGCTAACAGAAGAAACGGGTCTGAACGTTTTAGGAACGATTCCCTATCAACCTAGCCTCTTCGGTCTCAAAAAAAGACCCAGAGCAATCGAAATATCACAAAAAGCGATTCCTCAGTGGACTGCTTTTCTAGAAGCTTATTCTTTTCTCTATACGAATCTCTTTTTTATTCGGGAAAGAAGTCCTTGGCGATCTTTATTAGTTAGCTCTTCAGTCCCAAATGAGGGCAAGTCCACCACTGCATTTTACGTTGCCCAAGCCGCAGCCAATATGGGACAACGAGTCTTACTGGTAGATGGTGATCGCTATTTTCCCCAACAAGAAAAGTGGGCTTTATTGGCAAAACTGGGAAATACCCAAAAGAATGAAGCCTCTGAACTAATGTTATTGAATGATGCGGATGAAAGCAATTTTACTCAAAACAGTAGTGCTGCTCCCATTAAACTAGCTTATAATCTTGATGTATTAATCTCTGATCAAAAAGCACTTAATCCGGCTGAATTGGTAACGAGCAGAAGTCTTCATCAAATGATCGACTATTGGAAACTTCAATACGATGTTATTATCATTGATGCACCACCCTTATTAGGACTATCGGATACTAAATTGTTAGCAAGTCAAGCTGATGGAGTTTTACTGGTTGTCCGTCTGGATCAAACCAGCCGAGATTTAGTCAAAGAGTCAATTCTTGAATTAAAGATGTCTAATATCAAAGTTTTTGGGGTTGTGGCGAATGCAGTGAAACACGCTAACCGCCGCGACTATTATTATTACAACTATTATCGTCAAGCTAAAGAATCTGCCAACTTGAATTCTCCTAGCCCAGCAGAAAATTTGATTCAGAAAAACTAA